One window from the genome of Methylomarinovum caldicuralii encodes:
- a CDS encoding alpha/beta fold hydrolase, producing the protein MIRLTVRRVGCGPPLVLLPGWAMHSGVWGALVEQLAHHFQLLLVDLPPVCRADAAPALIAALAEQVPAAGWLGWSLGGQLALQLAHRYPERVTGLVLVASNPRFLAAPDWAGMAAAAFSDLERRVREDPVRGLRRFLALVAKGGPAARSLTQLWRQRPPPPLETLLAGLSWLRQWDLRAALPQLSCPSLWLGSEDDVLVPAAAMRAAARLSGGRWLEVTGGHAPFLADPAAVAAAIRNALT; encoded by the coding sequence GTGATCCGGCTGACGGTCAGGCGGGTGGGCTGCGGCCCGCCGCTGGTGTTGCTTCCCGGCTGGGCCATGCACAGCGGCGTCTGGGGCGCGCTGGTCGAGCAGTTGGCGCACCATTTCCAGCTGCTGCTGGTGGACCTGCCGCCGGTTTGCCGCGCCGACGCTGCGCCGGCCTTGATCGCCGCCCTGGCAGAACAGGTCCCGGCGGCGGGCTGGCTGGGATGGTCCCTGGGGGGGCAGCTGGCGCTCCAGCTGGCGCACCGCTATCCCGAGCGGGTCACCGGTCTGGTGCTGGTGGCCAGCAATCCCCGCTTTCTGGCCGCGCCCGACTGGGCGGGCATGGCGGCGGCCGCATTCTCCGACCTGGAGCGGCGGGTCCGGGAGGATCCGGTGCGCGGCCTGCGCCGTTTCCTGGCTCTTGTGGCGAAGGGCGGTCCTGCGGCCAGGTCCCTGACACAGTTGTGGCGGCAGCGGCCGCCGCCGCCCTTGGAAACGCTGCTGGCCGGCCTGTCCTGGCTGCGGCAGTGGGATTTGCGCGCCGCGCTACCGCAGCTTTCCTGTCCCAGCCTGTGGCTCGGGAGTGAGGATGACGTCCTGGTGCCGGCGGCGGCGATGCGGGCGGCGGCCCGCCTCAGCGGCGGCCGCTGGCTGGAAGTGACCGGCGGCCATGCGCCTTTTCTCGCCGACCCTGCGGCGGTGGCCGCAGCGATCCGGAACGCCTTGACATGA
- the ctaD gene encoding cytochrome c oxidase subunit I: protein MATVADTHTAEHEHGPAKGIMRWITTTNHKDIGTLYLTFAMVMFLVGGTMALIIRAELYQPGLQLVDPHFFNQMTTLHALIMVFGAVMPAFAGFANWMIPPMIGAPDMALPRMNNWSFWVLPFAAAMLSATLFMDGGAVASGWTLYPPLVLQFGNALPFTIFSVHLLGLSSIMAAINIIVTIFNLRAPGMTMMKMPMFCWAWLITAFLLILVMPVLAGGVTMLLTDKFFDTSFFDAAGGGDPVLFQHLFWFFGHPEVYIIVLPAFGIISQVVPTFSRKPLFGKNSMVFATAVIGFLSFIVWAHHQFTVGMPVPAELYFMYATMLIAVPTGVKVFNWLATMWKGSLTFETPMLHALGFLVLFVIGGFTGIMMSQAPVDLYYHDNYFIVAHFHYTLVGGGVFAIFAGLFYWLPKWTGTMYDEKLGKLHFWLSFLGFNLLFMPQHFLGLAGMPRRIPDYAVQFTEFNQMSTVGAFIFGFTQLLLIYIVYKCVKGEGEKVGDEVWEGAKSHGLEWNLPSPMPYHHSFEGIDIQKAVAEE, encoded by the coding sequence ATGGCAACGGTAGCAGATACCCATACCGCAGAGCATGAACACGGCCCGGCCAAGGGCATCATGCGCTGGATCACCACCACCAACCACAAGGACATCGGTACCTTGTACCTGACCTTCGCCATGGTCATGTTCCTGGTGGGCGGGACGATGGCGCTCATTATCCGCGCCGAGCTGTACCAGCCCGGCCTGCAGCTGGTGGACCCGCATTTCTTCAACCAGATGACCACCCTGCACGCCCTGATCATGGTGTTCGGGGCGGTGATGCCGGCTTTCGCCGGATTCGCCAACTGGATGATTCCGCCGATGATCGGGGCGCCGGACATGGCCCTGCCGCGGATGAACAACTGGAGCTTCTGGGTGCTGCCGTTCGCCGCCGCCATGCTGAGCGCCACGCTGTTCATGGACGGCGGGGCGGTGGCCTCCGGCTGGACCCTCTATCCGCCGCTGGTGCTGCAGTTCGGCAACGCCCTGCCGTTCACCATCTTCAGTGTCCACCTGCTGGGGCTGTCGTCGATTATGGCGGCGATCAACATCATCGTCACCATCTTCAACCTGCGCGCACCGGGAATGACGATGATGAAAATGCCGATGTTCTGCTGGGCCTGGCTCATCACCGCCTTCCTGCTGATCCTGGTGATGCCGGTGCTGGCGGGCGGGGTCACCATGCTGCTGACCGATAAGTTCTTCGACACCAGCTTCTTCGATGCCGCCGGCGGCGGTGACCCGGTGCTGTTCCAGCATCTGTTCTGGTTTTTCGGTCATCCCGAGGTGTACATCATCGTCCTGCCGGCCTTCGGCATCATCTCCCAGGTCGTCCCGACCTTCTCCCGCAAGCCGCTGTTCGGCAAGAATTCGATGGTGTTCGCCACCGCGGTGATCGGCTTCCTGTCCTTCATCGTCTGGGCCCACCATCAGTTCACCGTCGGTATGCCGGTGCCGGCGGAGCTGTACTTCATGTACGCCACCATGCTGATCGCCGTGCCCACCGGGGTGAAGGTGTTCAACTGGCTCGCCACCATGTGGAAGGGCTCGCTGACCTTCGAGACGCCGATGCTGCACGCTCTCGGTTTCCTGGTGCTGTTCGTGATCGGAGGCTTTACCGGCATCATGATGTCCCAGGCGCCGGTGGACCTGTACTACCACGACAACTACTTCATCGTCGCCCATTTCCACTACACCCTCGTGGGTGGCGGGGTGTTCGCCATCTTCGCTGGCCTGTTCTACTGGCTGCCCAAGTGGACCGGTACCATGTACGACGAGAAGCTGGGCAAACTCCACTTCTGGCTGTCGTTCCTTGGCTTCAACCTGCTGTTCATGCCCCAGCACTTCCTGGGACTGGCGGGGATGCCGCGGCGGATCCCCGACTACGCGGTGCAGTTCACCGAGTTCAACCAGATGTCCACCGTCGGGGCCTTCATCTTCGGTTTCACCCAGCTGCTGCTGATCTACATCGTCTACAAGTGCGTCAAGGGTGAAGGCGAGAAGGTCGGCGACGAGGTCTGGGAGGGCGCCAAGTCCCATGGACTGGAATGGAATCTGCCTTCGCCGATGCCGTATCATCATTCCTTCGAGGGTATCGACATCCAGAAGGCGGTCGCCGAAGAATGA
- a CDS encoding twin transmembrane helix small protein yields the protein MLIRLIILAAFVGIVVSLGSALYYLLNDPSRSPRTAKALTTRISLSLVLFFFLLFAAFKGWIKPHGIRPLPQATKKALP from the coding sequence ATGCTCATTAGACTGATCATCCTCGCCGCATTCGTCGGCATCGTCGTCAGCCTCGGCTCCGCCCTCTACTACCTCCTCAACGATCCGAGCCGCTCACCGCGCACCGCCAAGGCGCTGACCACCCGCATCTCCCTGTCGCTGGTCCTGTTCTTCTTCCTGCTATTTGCCGCCTTCAAAGGCTGGATCAAGCCTCACGGCATCCGCCCGCTGCCCCAGGCAACAAAAAAGGCGCTGCCCTGA
- a CDS encoding cytochrome c oxidase assembly protein produces MTYAKKPPLPGLVLLLSPLPAWSHGGLEDDLWRAWTFTPEILAPLLLTGLVYARGCWRRHRQHRPVPVGQIAAFCLGILCFFIALQSPIEPLSDHFLFIHQIEHLLLRVFAPLLMILAMPLAPLIQGLPRRARHSLLAPLVRSRLARGLYGFFSHPLVAPVLFVATLVVWQIPTLHDRAVQDLLLHDLMHLSMIVTGFFFWWLIADPRGTRARLPYGLRLIVLWAVTIPNTLLGAGITLSRQPLYQVYDVLTGRWGIDRLMDQQIGGILIWGPGAMMGVIGTGVVFLVWIRAERKRPAGPHLSAVT; encoded by the coding sequence TTGACATACGCAAAAAAACCTCCGCTCCCGGGGCTGGTTCTGCTACTGTCGCCGCTGCCTGCCTGGAGCCACGGCGGCCTGGAAGACGACCTCTGGCGGGCCTGGACATTCACCCCGGAAATCCTGGCGCCGCTGCTGCTGACGGGGCTGGTCTACGCCCGCGGCTGCTGGCGGCGTCACCGCCAGCACCGCCCGGTGCCGGTCGGGCAGATCGCCGCTTTCTGTCTGGGAATTCTGTGTTTCTTCATCGCGCTGCAATCGCCCATCGAACCGCTCTCGGATCATTTCTTGTTCATCCACCAGATCGAACACCTGCTGCTGCGGGTCTTCGCCCCCCTGCTCATGATCCTGGCCATGCCCCTGGCACCGCTGATTCAGGGGCTTCCCCGCCGGGCCCGCCATTCCCTGCTGGCGCCCTTGGTCAGAAGCCGCCTGGCCCGCGGGCTCTATGGCTTTTTCAGCCATCCTTTGGTGGCGCCGGTCCTGTTCGTCGCCACTTTGGTGGTGTGGCAGATCCCCACCCTGCACGACCGGGCGGTGCAGGACCTTCTGCTCCACGACCTGATGCACCTGAGCATGATCGTCACCGGCTTTTTCTTCTGGTGGCTGATCGCCGACCCCCGCGGCACCCGAGCCAGACTCCCCTACGGGCTGCGCCTGATCGTCCTGTGGGCGGTGACGATCCCCAACACCCTCCTGGGAGCCGGCATCACCCTGAGCAGGCAGCCGCTCTACCAAGTCTATGACGTCCTTACCGGCCGCTGGGGGATCGACCGGCTGATGGATCAGCAGATCGGGGGCATTCTCATCTGGGGGCCCGGCGCGATGATGGGGGTGATCGGCACCGGGGTGGTGTTTCTGGTCTGGATCCGGGCGGAAAGGAAACGGCCCGCCGGCCCTCACCTGAGCGCGGTCACGTAG
- a CDS encoding SURF1 family protein: MTLLTLVAVVAFLNLGNWQLRRAAEKQALLDLQARRWQQPPLVLDGEETLAQLGRYRHVRVKGVWDGRHQFLLDGRTHQGRAGYEVLTPLLLPSGRIVLVNRGWVPAAADRRTLPDVSLGDHAVTVAGWVDAFPRAGMDLPGMRRLSPGWPSVVQVLEPEAAAARLGRPVADFQIKLDPEAEEGYVRAWELAHIRPERSRGYALQWFSFSAIAVGLWLWHGWKRARRRV; encoded by the coding sequence ATGACACTTTTGACGCTGGTCGCCGTGGTTGCGTTCCTGAACCTGGGGAACTGGCAGCTGCGGCGGGCGGCGGAGAAACAGGCGCTGTTGGATCTGCAGGCCCGGCGCTGGCAGCAGCCGCCGCTGGTTTTGGACGGGGAGGAAACCCTGGCGCAGCTGGGGCGCTACCGCCACGTCCGGGTGAAGGGCGTCTGGGACGGCAGGCACCAGTTTCTGCTCGACGGGCGCACGCACCAGGGACGGGCCGGCTACGAAGTCCTGACACCGCTGTTGCTCCCCAGCGGCCGGATCGTGCTGGTCAACCGCGGCTGGGTGCCGGCCGCCGCCGACCGCCGCACGCTGCCGGACGTCTCCCTCGGTGACCATGCGGTGACGGTGGCGGGATGGGTCGATGCCTTTCCCCGGGCCGGCATGGACCTGCCGGGAATGCGCCGTCTGTCGCCGGGCTGGCCCAGCGTGGTCCAGGTGCTGGAACCCGAGGCGGCCGCGGCGCGGCTCGGCCGCCCGGTGGCCGATTTCCAGATCAAACTCGATCCTGAGGCGGAGGAGGGCTACGTGCGGGCCTGGGAATTGGCGCACATCCGGCCGGAACGCAGCCGGGGATATGCCTTACAATGGTTCAGTTTTTCCGCCATCGCCGTAGGACTTTGGCTGTGGCACGGATGGAAACGGGCGAGGAGACGGGTTTGA
- the bioF gene encoding 8-amino-7-oxononanoate synthase has protein sequence MRVTELSAALAARRAAGLYRHRHVLDSPQGAEVVVDGRRVVNFCSNDYLGLANHPEVVAAWRRGAEAYGVGSGASHLVCGHLRPHHALEEELAAFTGRDRALVFSTGYQANLGVIGALVTRGGRVFEDRLNHASLLDGARLAGARLRRYPHGDLKVLERWLSRGEEALIATDAVFSMDGDLAPLPQLAELARRHDAWLHVDDAHGFGVLGETGAGTLSHFGLDQTQVPVLMATLGKALGVFGAFVAGSDDLIEWLLQSARTYIYTTALPPALAEAARAARRLVQDEDWRRRHLQALTARFRRGAERFGLPLLPSPTPIQPLIVGDNARALRWSRRLLERGYWVAPIRPPTVPAGSARLRITLSAAHSEEQVDGLLAALAELAA, from the coding sequence GTGCGTGTCACTGAGCTGAGCGCCGCCCTGGCGGCGCGCCGTGCCGCCGGGCTCTACCGTCACCGCCATGTGCTCGACAGCCCCCAGGGGGCGGAGGTGGTGGTTGACGGCCGCCGGGTGGTCAACTTCTGCAGCAACGACTATCTGGGGCTGGCCAACCATCCCGAGGTGGTCGCCGCCTGGCGGCGGGGGGCGGAAGCCTACGGTGTCGGCAGCGGGGCTTCCCATCTGGTCTGCGGCCACCTGCGTCCCCATCACGCCCTGGAGGAGGAACTGGCGGCCTTCACCGGCCGCGACCGCGCCCTGGTGTTTTCCACCGGCTATCAGGCCAACCTCGGCGTCATCGGTGCGCTGGTGACGCGCGGCGGGCGGGTGTTCGAGGACCGCCTCAATCACGCCTCGCTGCTGGACGGCGCCCGTCTCGCCGGGGCGCGGCTGCGCCGCTATCCCCACGGTGATCTTAAGGTGCTGGAGCGCTGGCTGAGCCGGGGGGAGGAAGCGCTGATCGCCACCGACGCGGTTTTCAGCATGGACGGCGATCTGGCGCCCTTGCCGCAGCTGGCGGAACTGGCCCGCCGCCACGATGCCTGGCTCCACGTGGACGACGCCCACGGCTTCGGGGTCCTGGGGGAGACGGGGGCCGGAACCCTGTCCCATTTCGGTCTAGACCAGACCCAAGTGCCGGTCCTGATGGCGACCCTGGGAAAGGCCCTGGGGGTGTTCGGTGCCTTCGTCGCCGGCAGCGACGACCTGATCGAATGGCTGCTCCAGAGCGCCCGCACCTACATTTACACTACCGCCCTGCCGCCGGCCCTGGCGGAGGCGGCGCGGGCGGCCCGGCGGCTGGTGCAGGACGAGGACTGGCGCCGCCGGCATCTGCAGGCCCTGACCGCCCGTTTCCGCCGCGGTGCGGAGCGGTTCGGCCTGCCGCTGCTGCCGTCGCCGACCCCGATCCAACCGCTCATCGTCGGCGACAACGCGCGGGCGCTGCGCTGGAGCCGGCGGTTGCTGGAACGGGGATACTGGGTGGCGCCGATCCGCCCGCCCACGGTGCCGGCCGGGAGCGCCCGACTGCGGATCACCCTCAGCGCCGCCCACAGCGAGGAACAGGTGGACGGCCTGCTGGCGGCCCTGGCTGAACTGGCGGCGTGA
- the bioB gene encoding biotin synthase BioB gives MAVSAAELAPQDDLRHDWSREEILALFDEPFNDLLFQAQTVHRRHFDPNEVQVSTLLSIKTGGCPEDCAYCPQSGRYETGLERESLLPLDAVVEAARAAKAKGATRFCMGAAWRAPKDRDIEQVAEMVAQVKSLGLETCMTLGMLTAEQARKLRQAGLDYYNHNLDTSPEYYPQIISTRTYEDRLRTLEHVREAGMAVCCGGIVGMGEDREDRAGLLQQLANLPKHPESVPINLLVQVEGTPLHGREALDPIEFVRTVAVARILMPASRVRLSAGRSDMSDEMQALCFLAGANSVFYGEKLLTTDNPEADADRRLFERLGLKFSGACH, from the coding sequence ATGGCGGTGTCCGCAGCTGAACTGGCCCCGCAGGATGACCTGCGCCACGACTGGTCCCGGGAGGAGATCCTGGCGCTGTTCGATGAGCCTTTCAACGACTTGCTGTTTCAGGCCCAGACGGTACACCGGCGCCACTTCGACCCCAACGAGGTCCAGGTCAGCACCCTGCTGTCGATCAAGACCGGCGGTTGTCCTGAGGACTGCGCCTACTGCCCCCAGAGCGGCCGTTACGAAACCGGGCTGGAACGCGAATCTCTGCTGCCACTCGACGCAGTGGTCGAGGCCGCCCGGGCCGCCAAGGCCAAGGGGGCGACCCGCTTCTGCATGGGGGCGGCCTGGCGTGCCCCCAAGGACCGCGACATCGAGCAGGTGGCGGAAATGGTGGCGCAGGTCAAGTCCCTGGGACTGGAAACCTGCATGACCCTGGGGATGCTGACCGCCGAACAGGCCCGCAAGCTGCGCCAGGCGGGACTCGATTACTACAACCACAACCTCGACACCTCGCCGGAATACTATCCGCAGATCATCAGCACCCGCACCTACGAAGACCGTCTGCGCACCCTCGAGCACGTGCGCGAGGCGGGGATGGCGGTCTGTTGCGGCGGCATCGTCGGCATGGGCGAGGACCGCGAGGACCGCGCCGGCCTGCTGCAACAGCTGGCCAATCTGCCGAAACATCCCGAAAGCGTACCCATCAATCTGCTGGTCCAGGTGGAGGGAACCCCGCTGCACGGTCGGGAAGCCCTTGATCCCATCGAATTCGTGCGCACCGTCGCCGTGGCGCGCATCCTCATGCCCGCATCGCGGGTGCGGCTGTCGGCCGGGCGCAGCGACATGAGCGACGAAATGCAAGCGCTGTGCTTCCTCGCCGGGGCCAATTCGGTATTCTACGGCGAGAAGCTGCTGACCACCGACAATCCGGAAGCCGACGCCGACCGCCGCCTGTTCGAACGTCTGGGGCTGAAATTCTCCGGTGCGTGTCACTGA
- a CDS encoding cytochrome c oxidase subunit 3, producing MASASGYYLPHQARWPIIGSIGLTLFLGGFGAMLIGSGAGPFFMVLGLLTVLGMMAGWFGEVINEGLNGLYDAQVERSFRWGMIWFIASEVMFFAAFFGSLFYVRMYAVPWLGGEGTTGVGAFTHLLWPDYAPEWPTNGPAHIGGEFEPMEPWGLPALNTLILLSSGATVTWAHWGLLKNDRSQFVKGLIATIALGFLFVGFQAYEYYHAYTEMGLTLGAGIYGSTFFMLTGFHGFHVTIGTIFLAVVLLRALRGHFDAEHHFAFEAAAWYWHFVDVVWLGLFIFVYWL from the coding sequence ATGGCATCTGCAAGCGGTTATTATCTGCCACACCAGGCCCGATGGCCGATCATCGGTTCCATCGGTCTGACCCTGTTTCTGGGTGGCTTCGGGGCGATGCTGATCGGCTCCGGCGCGGGGCCCTTCTTCATGGTGCTGGGGCTGTTGACCGTCCTCGGCATGATGGCGGGCTGGTTCGGCGAAGTCATCAACGAGGGGCTCAACGGCCTTTACGACGCCCAGGTGGAGCGTTCCTTCCGCTGGGGCATGATCTGGTTCATCGCCTCGGAGGTGATGTTCTTCGCCGCTTTCTTTGGCAGCCTGTTCTACGTGCGCATGTACGCGGTTCCCTGGCTGGGCGGGGAAGGCACCACCGGTGTGGGGGCTTTCACCCATCTGTTGTGGCCGGATTACGCACCGGAGTGGCCCACCAACGGCCCGGCCCATATCGGCGGCGAGTTCGAACCCATGGAGCCCTGGGGGCTTCCGGCGCTCAACACCCTGATCCTGCTTTCCAGCGGCGCCACGGTCACCTGGGCCCACTGGGGGCTGCTCAAGAACGACCGGAGCCAGTTCGTCAAGGGGCTGATCGCTACTATCGCCCTGGGTTTCCTCTTTGTCGGCTTCCAGGCGTACGAGTACTATCACGCCTACACCGAAATGGGCCTGACCCTCGGGGCCGGGATCTATGGTTCCACTTTCTTTATGCTCACCGGCTTCCATGGCTTCCACGTGACCATCGGCACGATCTTCCTGGCCGTGGTGTTGCTCCGCGCCCTGCGGGGCCATTTCGATGCCGAGCACCACTTCGCCTTCGAAGCGGCGGCGTGGTACTGGCACTTTGTGGACGTGGTCTGGCTGGGCCTGTTCATCTTCGTGTACTGGCTCTGA
- a CDS encoding ComF family protein: protein MKVYHWLEAIQFYLLPPRCLLCGGPGRQPLDLCLTCEAELPWIEHPCPVCARPLPAAAPACGACLRRPPPFERTIALWHYQPPVDRLVTAAKYRGLQPPLRLFGECLARRLDSAPRPDCLVPVPLHPRRLRQRGFNQSLEIARVVGRRLGIPLRPGLCRRIRFTPPQQGLSARDRRRNLRGAFVADPAVRGRHVALIDDVMTTAATVAEIATTLRRAGVTEVSVWVIARA, encoded by the coding sequence ATGAAAGTTTACCACTGGCTGGAAGCGATCCAGTTCTACCTCCTGCCGCCCCGTTGCCTCCTCTGCGGCGGGCCGGGACGGCAGCCGCTGGACCTGTGCCTTACCTGTGAAGCCGAGCTGCCCTGGATCGAACACCCCTGCCCCGTCTGTGCCCGGCCCCTTCCCGCTGCCGCTCCGGCCTGCGGGGCCTGCCTGCGGCGGCCGCCTCCGTTCGAACGCACCATCGCCCTGTGGCACTACCAACCGCCGGTGGACCGCCTGGTGACCGCCGCCAAATACCGCGGCCTGCAGCCGCCGCTGCGCCTGTTCGGGGAGTGTCTGGCACGGCGGCTTGACAGCGCCCCCCGCCCCGATTGCCTGGTGCCGGTGCCGCTGCACCCCCGCCGCCTGCGCCAGCGCGGTTTCAATCAGAGCCTGGAAATCGCCCGGGTGGTCGGCCGGCGTCTGGGAATCCCCCTGCGTCCCGGACTGTGCCGGCGGATCCGCTTCACCCCGCCCCAGCAGGGTCTCAGCGCCCGCGACCGGCGGCGCAATCTGCGCGGGGCCTTCGTGGCCGATCCGGCTGTTCGCGGCCGCCACGTCGCCTTGATCGACGACGTCATGACCACCGCCGCCACCGTGGCCGAAATCGCCACCACCCTCAGGCGCGCCGGTGTGACCGAAGTCTCGGTTTGGGTGATCGCGCGGGCCTGA
- a CDS encoding DUF2244 domain-containing protein, with product MIERHRGASEEEFRLVLRPNASLTPSQARLLIGMMGLMMGAIGLGFAAVGAWLVLPFSGGELLLLGYALSYSMRQGAVRETITVSRDTIQIEHKGPDRKERREFLRAWFRVEWQPGPAPRLRVGSHGKWVEVGAFLAEEEKMRLAGMLRQLRIQAF from the coding sequence ATGATCGAACGGCACCGCGGCGCCAGCGAGGAGGAGTTTCGTCTGGTGCTGCGTCCCAACGCTTCCCTGACGCCCTCCCAGGCCCGTTTGCTGATCGGCATGATGGGGTTGATGATGGGGGCGATCGGTCTGGGTTTCGCCGCCGTGGGGGCGTGGCTGGTGCTGCCGTTCTCCGGGGGCGAGCTGCTGTTGCTCGGCTACGCCCTGAGTTATAGTATGCGGCAGGGTGCGGTACGGGAAACCATCACCGTCTCCCGAGACACTATCCAGATCGAACATAAGGGACCGGACCGGAAGGAACGGCGGGAGTTCCTGCGGGCTTGGTTCCGGGTCGAATGGCAGCCGGGGCCGGCGCCGCGGTTGCGGGTCGGATCCCACGGCAAGTGGGTGGAGGTCGGCGCTTTTCTGGCGGAAGAAGAAAAAATGCGTCTGGCGGGGATGCTGCGGCAGCTCCGCATCCAGGCGTTTTAG
- the bioC gene encoding malonyl-ACP O-methyltransferase BioC translates to MSWDKRLVRRAFSAAAPGYDRQAVLQRQIGERLLAARPEELPPGWWVDIGTGTGWCAQRLAAWRPPALLLVDLAEGMLHQARARLGPAGRYLAADAERLPLATGSAALVVSNLALQWCLDPARALAEMARILKPGGRLLLSTFTAGTLETLRRAWAAVDDYSHVNTFPAPADLEAAVAAAGFRRWRLRSETLSLAYPDLKTLLRSLKEIGAHNVTTGRPRHLMGKGAWQRLEAAYPRRQGQVVATYVATYVTALR, encoded by the coding sequence ATGAGTTGGGACAAGCGCCTGGTGCGCCGCGCCTTTTCCGCCGCCGCCCCGGGCTACGACCGCCAGGCGGTGTTGCAGCGGCAGATCGGCGAGCGCCTGCTGGCTGCCCGTCCCGAAGAGCTGCCGCCGGGGTGGTGGGTGGACATCGGAACCGGTACCGGCTGGTGTGCACAGCGGTTGGCGGCGTGGCGACCGCCGGCCCTGCTGCTGGTGGATCTGGCCGAAGGGATGCTCCACCAGGCGCGGGCCCGGCTGGGACCGGCCGGGCGTTATCTGGCCGCCGATGCCGAACGCCTGCCGCTGGCGACGGGCAGCGCCGCCCTGGTGGTGAGCAATCTGGCCCTGCAGTGGTGTCTCGATCCGGCCCGGGCCCTGGCGGAAATGGCCCGGATTCTGAAGCCCGGCGGCCGCCTGCTGCTGTCCACTTTCACGGCCGGCACCCTGGAGACGCTGCGCCGCGCCTGGGCGGCGGTGGACGACTACAGCCACGTCAACACCTTCCCGGCTCCGGCGGATCTGGAGGCGGCGGTTGCCGCTGCCGGCTTCCGCCGCTGGCGGCTGCGCAGCGAAACCCTGTCCCTGGCCTATCCGGACCTCAAGACCCTGCTGCGTTCCCTGAAGGAGATCGGGGCCCACAACGTCACGACCGGCCGTCCCCGCCACCTAATGGGCAAGGGTGCCTGGCAACGCCTGGAGGCGGCCTATCCGCGCCGTCAGGGGCAGGTGGTCGCCACCTATGTGGCGACCTACGTGACCGCGCTCAGGTGA
- the coxB gene encoding cytochrome c oxidase subunit II, with product MNLNKLERLFVAAILALVGEAAWADYHLNIPVGPTETSRVIYDFHMYAIWVCVGIAVVVFGVMFYSIINHRKSKHPVPAKFHENLKLEVVWTIIPVLILIGLAVPSTKALIEIEDTSGAEMDIKVTGYQWKWHYEYPKEGIAFFSSLDEASNRARQLGSGIDPKTVPNYLLNVDHPLVVPVNTKIRFLITAADVIHAWWVPAFGWKKDAIPGFVNAAWVEIEKPGIYRGQCAELCGRDHGYMPIVVKAVTKEEYQAWVAEQKQKLAGGRAAAQGWNLQVAMERGREAYNTHCASCHQADGSGIPGTFPALAGSPVATDDVDAMIEIVLEGKGAMPAFGSDENISDADLAAVITYVRNAFGNDTGDVVTPEDIADAR from the coding sequence GTGAACTTGAATAAACTCGAGCGCTTGTTCGTCGCAGCGATCCTGGCTTTGGTGGGGGAGGCCGCCTGGGCCGATTATCATCTCAACATTCCGGTCGGTCCGACCGAAACCAGCCGCGTCATCTACGACTTCCACATGTACGCCATCTGGGTCTGCGTGGGTATCGCGGTGGTGGTCTTCGGGGTGATGTTCTATTCCATCATCAACCACCGCAAGTCCAAGCACCCGGTGCCGGCCAAGTTCCATGAAAACCTGAAACTGGAAGTGGTCTGGACCATCATTCCGGTGCTGATCCTCATCGGCTTGGCGGTGCCTTCCACCAAAGCGTTGATCGAAATCGAAGACACCAGCGGCGCCGAGATGGACATCAAGGTCACCGGCTACCAGTGGAAGTGGCACTACGAATATCCGAAGGAAGGCATCGCCTTCTTCAGCAGCCTGGACGAGGCCAGCAACCGTGCCCGCCAGCTCGGTTCCGGTATCGATCCCAAGACCGTTCCCAACTACCTGCTTAACGTCGATCACCCGCTGGTGGTGCCGGTCAACACCAAGATCCGCTTCCTCATCACCGCCGCCGACGTGATCCACGCCTGGTGGGTGCCGGCCTTCGGCTGGAAGAAGGATGCCATTCCCGGTTTTGTCAACGCCGCCTGGGTGGAGATCGAAAAACCCGGGATCTACCGCGGCCAGTGCGCCGAGCTGTGTGGACGCGATCACGGCTACATGCCCATCGTGGTCAAGGCGGTGACCAAGGAGGAATACCAAGCCTGGGTGGCTGAGCAGAAGCAGAAACTGGCCGGCGGTCGGGCCGCTGCCCAGGGATGGAATCTGCAGGTGGCGATGGAACGCGGGCGCGAAGCCTACAACACCCACTGCGCCAGCTGCCATCAAGCCGACGGCAGCGGCATCCCGGGCACCTTCCCGGCGCTGGCGGGCAGCCCCGTGGCTACCGACGACGTGGACGCGATGATCGAGATCGTCCTCGAAGGCAAGGGCGCGATGCCGGCCTTCGGCAGCGACGAGAACATCAGCGACGCGGATCTGGCCGCCGTCATTACCTATGTCCGCAATGCCTTCGGCAACGACACCGGGGATGTGGTGACGCCGGAAGACATCGCCGACGCCCGCTGA